A stretch of the Erpetoichthys calabaricus chromosome 3, fErpCal1.3, whole genome shotgun sequence genome encodes the following:
- the ccnc gene encoding cyclin-C, with amino-acid sequence MAGNFWQSSHYLQWILDKQDLMKERQKDLKFLTEEEYWKLQIFFANVIQALGEHLKLRQQVIATATVYFKRFYARYSLKSIDPVLMAPTCVFLASKVEEFGVVSNTRLISAATSVLKTRFSYAFPKEFPYRMNHILECEFYLLELMDCCLIVYHPYRPLLQYVQDMGQEDMLLPLAWRIVNDTYRTDLCLLYPPFMVALACLHVACVVQQKDARQWFAELSVDMEKILEIIRVILKLYDQWKNFDDRKEMAAILNKMPKPKPPPNSEGDQSSNGSQNSTYNQS; translated from the exons TTTGCAGTGGATACTTGATAAGCAAGACTTAATGAAAGAACGCCAGAAAGATTTGAAGTTTTTGACAGAAGAGGAATACTGGAAATTGCAGATCTTCTTTGCGAAtg TTATTCAAGCCTTAGGAGAACACCTGAAACTTAGACAGCAAGTAATAGCCACAGCAACAGTTTACTTCAAAAGATTCTATGCCag atatTCCCTGAAGAGTATAGATCCAGTTCTTATGGCACCAACCTGTGTATTTTTGGCATCCAAAGTTGAG GAATTTGGTGTTGTTTCAAACACCCGTTTGATATCTGCAGCTACATCTGTAT tAAAGACTAGGTTCTCATATGCTTTTCCAAAGGAATTTCCATACAGAATGAATCAT ATACTGGAATGTGAATTTTATCTCTTGGAACTTATG gATTGTTGTTTAATTGTTTATCATCCGTATAGACCACTTCTTCAGTATGTTCAGGATATGGGACAAGAAGACATGCTTCTGCCTTTGGCATG gaGAATTGTGAATGACACATACAGAACAGACCTATGTCTTTTATATCCTCCATTTATGGTTGCACTTG ctTGCTTACATGTCGCATGTGTGGTACAGCAAAAGGATGCAAGGCAGTGGTTTGCAGAGCTGTCTGTGGATATGGAAAAG ATTTTAGAGATTATACGAGTGATTCTAAAGTTGTATGATCAGTGGAAGAATTTTGATGACAGAAAAGAAATGGCTGCTATTCTCAATAAGATGCCTAAACCAAAACCCCCACCAAACAG